From Cannabis sativa cultivar Pink pepper isolate KNU-18-1 chromosome 8, ASM2916894v1, whole genome shotgun sequence, a single genomic window includes:
- the LOC115701016 gene encoding uncharacterized protein LOC115701016 isoform X2 — MICWSREETLYRLVLVVQSLFVPGMMISKLFLRSLLDPDGTNGMLEPWFESKGLVDADQVLAYFAVSKLGEPPVDGKTDTNPEGLTAAYGKWATAIAERLQAGGLSCKVLGKEEFQKQMLEKLIWISAFMLVGARHPGATVGAVEKDYRSEVSSLITELASAAAAEKKLVFEEAMEERLCAYSRAVSHFPTAVKEFKWRNGWFYSLSEKAIAEGKPDPCPLHTAWLKELKVI, encoded by the exons ATGATTTGTTGGTCAAGAGAGGAGACCCTGTACCGCTTGGTTTTAGTGGTCCAATCTTTGTTTGTACCAGGAATGATGATCTCCAAGCTGTTCTTGAGGTCACTCCTCGATCCAGATGGAACG AATGGGATGCTGGAGCCCTGGTTTGAAAGTAAAGGTCTTGTTGATGCTGATCAAGTATTGGCATATTTTGCTGTATCCAAGCTTGGGGAACCTCCTGTTGATGGAAAGACTGATACTAATCCTGAAGGACTGACAGCGGCATATGGTAAATGGGCAACTGCAATTGCAGAAAGATTGCAAGCTGGAGGTCTCTCATGCAAG GTTCTCGGCAAGGAAGAATTCCAAAAGCAGATGCTAGAGAAGCTGATATGGATTTCAGCATTCATGCTTGTGGGAGCTCGTCATCCAGGAGCAACAGTAGGAGCTGTGGAGAAAGATTACCGCTCTGAA GTGTCTAGCCTGATTACAGAGCTTGCATCTGCAGCAGCAGCCGAAAAGAAGCTAGTGTTTGAAGAAGCCATGGAAGAGAGATTATGTGCTTACTCAAGAGCTGTTTCTCACTTCCCTACAGCAGTTAAAGAG TTCAAATGGAGGAACGGTTGGTTCTATTCTCTTTCTGAAAAGGCTATTGCTGAAGGAAAACCCGATCCATGTCCTCTACATACAGCTTGGCTAAAAGAATTAAAAGTTATTTAG
- the LOC115699639 gene encoding large ribosomal subunit protein uL1, whose product MSKLQSEVLREAIATIMNESREKNRNFTETIELQIGLKNYDPQKDKRFSGSVKLPHIPRPKMKVCMLGDAQHVEEAVKINLDYMDVEGLKKLNKNKKLVKKLAKKYHAFLASEAVIKQIPRLLGPGLNKAGKFPTLVTHQESLESKVNETKAMVKFQLKKVLCMGVAVGNLSMEEKQVFQNVQMSVNFLVSLLKKNWQNVRCLFLKTTMGKPQRVF is encoded by the exons TAAGCTTCAGAGTGAAGTCCTCAGAGAGGCAATTGCCACTATAATGAACGAATCAAGGGAGAAGAATCGTAACTTCACTGAGACAATTGAACTTCAGATTGGTTTGAAGAACTACGATCCTCAAAAGGACAAGCGTTTCAGTGGCTCCGTTAAGTTGCCCCACATTCCTCGTCCCAAGATGAAGGTTTGCATGCTTGGAGATGCTCAGCATGTTGAGGAG GCTGTGAAAATTAATTTGGACTACATGGATGTTGAAGGGTTGAAGAAGTTGAACAAGAACAAAAAGCTGGTTAAAAAGCTTGCAAAGAAATACCATGCCTTTTTAGCATCAGAGGCTGTTATTAAGCAGATTCCTCGTCTTTTAGGCCCCGGTCTCAACAAGGCTG GTAAATTTCCCACCCTTGTTACTCACCAAGAATCCCTGGAGTCTAAAGTCAATGAGACCAAGGCCATGGTTAAGTTCCAGCTGAAAAAGGTTCTGTGTATGGGTGTCGCTGTCGGAAACCTCTCCATGGAGGAGAAGCAGGTCTTCCAAAACGTGCAGATgagtgttaatttccttgttTCACTCTTGAAGAAGAATTGGCAAAAC GTTAGGTGTTTGTTCCTGAAGACCACCATGGGGAAGCCACAACGCgtgttttaa
- the LOC115701016 gene encoding uncharacterized protein LOC115701016 isoform X1, giving the protein MANLITLSSSSLLSRSLLSKPLTSTLTFVRPKIMAKVTPAVIVGGGRVGRALQDMGNGDDLLVKRGDPVPLGFSGPIFVCTRNDDLQAVLEVTPRSRWNDLVFFQNGMLEPWFESKGLVDADQVLAYFAVSKLGEPPVDGKTDTNPEGLTAAYGKWATAIAERLQAGGLSCKVLGKEEFQKQMLEKLIWISAFMLVGARHPGATVGAVEKDYRSEVSSLITELASAAAAEKKLVFEEAMEERLCAYSRAVSHFPTAVKEFKWRNGWFYSLSEKAIAEGKPDPCPLHTAWLKELKVI; this is encoded by the exons ATGGCCAACCTAATCACTCTCTCTAGCTCCTCTCTCCTCTCTCGCTCCCTCCTCTCAAAACCACTCACTTCCACTCTCACCTTTGTCAGACCCAAAATCATGGCCAAGGTTACTCCTGCTGTGATCGTTGGCGGTGGAAGGGTCGGAAGAGCCCTGCAAGATATGGGCAACGGTGATGATTTGTTGGTCAAGAGAGGAGACCCTGTACCGCTTGGTTTTAGTGGTCCAATCTTTGTTTGTACCAGGAATGATGATCTCCAAGCTGTTCTTGAGGTCACTCCTCGATCCAGATGGAACG ATTTGGTTTTCTTCCAGAATGGGATGCTGGAGCCCTGGTTTGAAAGTAAAGGTCTTGTTGATGCTGATCAAGTATTGGCATATTTTGCTGTATCCAAGCTTGGGGAACCTCCTGTTGATGGAAAGACTGATACTAATCCTGAAGGACTGACAGCGGCATATGGTAAATGGGCAACTGCAATTGCAGAAAGATTGCAAGCTGGAGGTCTCTCATGCAAG GTTCTCGGCAAGGAAGAATTCCAAAAGCAGATGCTAGAGAAGCTGATATGGATTTCAGCATTCATGCTTGTGGGAGCTCGTCATCCAGGAGCAACAGTAGGAGCTGTGGAGAAAGATTACCGCTCTGAA GTGTCTAGCCTGATTACAGAGCTTGCATCTGCAGCAGCAGCCGAAAAGAAGCTAGTGTTTGAAGAAGCCATGGAAGAGAGATTATGTGCTTACTCAAGAGCTGTTTCTCACTTCCCTACAGCAGTTAAAGAG TTCAAATGGAGGAACGGTTGGTTCTATTCTCTTTCTGAAAAGGCTATTGCTGAAGGAAAACCCGATCCATGTCCTCTACATACAGCTTGGCTAAAAGAATTAAAAGTTATTTAG